The following coding sequences are from one Ammospiza nelsoni isolate bAmmNel1 chromosome 5, bAmmNel1.pri, whole genome shotgun sequence window:
- the NUDT5 gene encoding ADP-sugar pyrophosphatase: MAAETSTEVAKTAKQSVLKEEVIVERQWLKLSETTYTDPFGKTRTWETVKRTGNKKGVTADGVAVIAVLQRTLHYDCIVLVKQFRPPINGYCLEFPAGLIEENESAESAALRELKEETGYKGEVIECTPALCLDPGMSNSTTHIVSVIINGDEAENTRPKQNLDDGGT; this comes from the exons ATGGCAGCTGAGACATccacagaagttgcaaaaacAGCCAAACAATCTGTCCTTAAGGAAGAG GTAATTGTAGAAAGACAATGGTTGAAGCTTTCAGAAACAACTTACACTGATCCCTTTGGGAAAACCAG AACTTGGGAAACTGTAAAGCGTACTGGCAACAAAAAGGGAGTTACAGCTGATG GTGTAGCAGTGAtagcagtgctgcagagaacCCTGCACTACGACTGCATTGTCCTGGTGAAACAGTTCAGACCCCCAATCAATGGCTACTGCTTGGAATTTCCTGCAG GCCTGATTGAGGAAAACGAGTCAGCAGAAAGTGCTGCGCTTCGAGAGCTGAAGGAAGAGACTGGCTACAAGGGGGAGGTCATTGAATGTACTCCAg ctctgtgcttggACCCAGGAATGTCAAACAGCACAACACACATTGTGAGTGTCATCATTAATGGAGATGAGGCTGAGAACACGAGACCTAAGCAAAACCTTG ATGATGGAGGTACGTAA